In one Colletotrichum destructivum chromosome 2, complete sequence genomic region, the following are encoded:
- a CDS encoding Putative hem peroxidase, heme-binding peroxidase Ccp1 — MIEKSATAVQAGALCGLEEPDGKVLFSHPLPHSLSLAAHQFSLCSSFLWLLFPRGPEILEPPDAMKREVVAIVGGIAALAQVAEAAYVWPSKYDEIEDILSLQTGYRSRGFVEGVTPCSFGGNIAGRQFAAEWIRTAFHDVATTDAAAGAGGLDGSIWFELDRTENGGAAFNNTFSFFSNLYSVRASASDLLAMSVVVANAGCGGARMPFRAGRIDAVEAGPAGVPEPDTPMDTTRSTFAKAGFSESEMIALVACGHTLGGVHSRNNPHITGLDPTPDTVTKFDSTFDDFDNKIATEYLKGNTSNPLIVGKNETLNSDKRIFASDGNKTIQDLGCTKNGFKTACADVFTRMIDTVPSAVQLTEPIEAVDIKPYVGLSLGENGSIAFSGRVRVRTTEGTGRDVSDLTVHLSFADRNGEGTVTVPTTLDEGGVTYGLWGETFVWYQFETVIPAANGISKFLIHLTNPSANATTVYRNGGGSGYPLDDSLLYQASASCVDRTSVNNERTFTVTAAVREDRAADPVKIELVRLVRRQGIIHRQLVVETVDLAATADEGESGYVTFQGQIQLPTNGWSTSFDLVLGGGEKEVRLDFLKTQTCPRV; from the exons ATGATAGAAAAGTCGGCAACAGccgtccaggccggcgcGCTTTGCGGTCTTGAGGAACCAGATGGCAAAGTTCTTTTCTCTCATCCACtccctcactctctctcgctcgccGCCCACCAGTTCTCTCTCTGTTCGTCGTTCCTTTGGCTTTTGTTTCCTCGTGGCCCCGAGATCCTTGAACCGCCAGACGCGATGAAGAGAGAAgttgtcgccatcgtcggcggcatcgcggCATTGGCACAAGTCGCCGAGGCAGCGTACGTCTGGCCTTCCAAGTACGACGAGATCGAAGACATACTCTCATTGCAAACGGGATATCGCAGTAGAGGCTTCGTCGAAG GCGTGACTCCATGCTCCTTTGGTGGCAATATCGCCGGCCGCCAGTTCGCCGCAGAATGGATTCGCACGGCCTTCCATGACGTTGCGACGAccgacgcggccgccggcgcgggcggcctggacggcTCCATCTGGTTCGAGCTTGACCGCACcgagaacggcggcgccgccttcaacaacaccttcagcttcttcagcaacCTCTATTCGGTCCGAGCCTCGGCTTCGGATCTGCTGGCCAtgagcgtcgtcgtcgccaacgcgGGTTGTGGTGGCGCGCGAATGCCGTTCCGCGCGGGGCGCATCGATGCCGTCGAAGCCGGTCCCGCGGGCGTGCCGGAACCGGATACGCCGATGGACACGACGCGGAGCACgttcgccaaggccggctTCAGCGAAAGCGAGATGATTGCGCTGGTGGCGTGCGGCCATACGCTCGGCGGCGTGCACAGCAGGAACAACCCGCACATCACGGGGCTCGACCCGACGCCGGACACGGTGACCAAGTTCGACAGCACCTTTGACGACTTTGACAACAAGATCGCGACGGAGTACCTCAAGGGTAACACATCGAACCCTCTAATTGTCGGCAAGAACGAGACGCTCAACTCGGACAAGCGCATCTTTGCGTCGGACGGCAACAAGACTATCCAGGACCTTGGGTGCACCAAGAACGGCTTCAAGACGGCGTGCGCCGACGTCTTCACGCGCATGATCGACACGGTGCCCTCGGCGGTGCAGCTGACGGAGCCCATtgaggccgtcgacatcaaGCCCTACGTCGGGTTGTCGCTGGGCGAGAACGGGAGCATTGCATTCAGTGGCCGGGTCCGCGTCAGGACGACTGAAGGCACCGGGCGTGACGTGAGCGACTTGACGGTCCACCTGAGCTTCGCAGACCGCAACGGCGAGGGCACCGTTACGGTTCCGACGACGCTCGACGAGGGGGGCGTGACGTACGGCCTCTGGGGCGAGACGTTCGTCTGGTATCAGTTTGAGACGGTCATTCCGGCCGCGAACGGCATCAGCAAGTTTCTCATCCACCTGACGAACCCCTCCGCCAACGCAACGACGGTTTATAGGaacggcggtggcagcgggTACCCGCTGGACGACTCGCTGCTGTACCAGGCGTCCGCGTCGTGCGTCGACCGGACGAGCGTGAACAACGAGCGCACCTTCACCGTCACGGCCGCGGTGCGGGAGGACCGCGCCGCGGACCCCGTGAAGATAGAGCTCGTGCGTCTAGTGAGGCGACAGGGCATCATTCATCGGCAGCTCGTGGTCGAGACCGTCGAtctggcggcgacggcggacgagggggAGAGCGGGTACGTCACCTTCCAGGGGCAGATACAGCTTCCGACAAACGGATGGAGCACGAGCTTCGATCTCGtgctgggagggggggagaaggaggtcaGACTCGACTTCTTGAAGACGCAAACGTGTCCGCGCGTTTGA
- a CDS encoding Putative FAD-binding domain, phenol hydroxylase dimerization domain, Thioredoxin-like superfamily, which produces MAPGVLNSDGSMEDQKGQAGQAGQNGLAAQTGNPAGRLNAFDATVDTLTLLRSLPEPPIEAQVCVVGAGPAGLMLAANLGRFGIKVEVIDDRADQTPVGRADGLQPKTIETFRQMRLADPLLLRGVRVYDISFWRSTADEPLHRLGREVHYPPVIDVLDPYILLVHQGMVEGLFIDDLKKRGVEVRRNTAFESYSVPENKAGPLQVNCRTNVTQDRRTILTQYLVGCDGAHSKVRKSIPDARAIGLSQPAIWGVLDGELITDFPDIWSKTLVYSQEYGSILIIPRERNMTRFYIELKANPKADKRELGQEFVMARAKKIMAPFEVDWKYIEWFGRYQIGQRVASRFVDPHLRAFLAGDASHTHSPKSAQGMNTSMHDSWNLAWKLNLSIRGLAKQALLESYEEERRKIAVDLVNFDYEHANQIAGGDAVALSENFKTNVRFISGIGAEYSESPLNRPDPQGLIMGDARPGCLLPPAKVTRYIDSNPVDVQLDIPMLGQFRIYLLMWDIQASSPFLETFCQSIASANSFISKLSASASASYAAQPRLPSPEDIYYRPERYTAVSHLFTFALITTMPKADVEISDLPALLQDSRWTFYLDDIPEQDTRGQLCTNKWLGSLGPGEVSIVNVRPDGYVGSVGRWDSSMDDAGEEAARWLDEYYGGFLQLPNGSSPAPTPTPMAV; this is translated from the exons ATGGCACCTGGTGTACTGAATTCGGACGGTTCAATGGAGGATCAGAAGGGTCAAGCCGGCCAAGCCGGCCAAAACGGCCTGGCTGCCCAGACCGGCAACCCCGCCGGCCGTCTAAACGCCTTCGACGCCACCGTAGACACCCTCACCCTCCTACGTAGCCTGCCCGAGCCTCCCATAGAAGCCCAGGTATGCGTCGTTGGTGCTGGTCCCGCCGGTCTCATGCTGGCTGCCAACCTCGGCCGCTTCGGTATCAAGGTTGAAGTCATTGACGACAGGGCCGACCAGACGCCAGTTGGACG AGCAGACGGATTGCAGCCCAAGACCATCGAGACCTTCCGACAAATGCGTCTGGCCGACCCTTTGCTGCTCCGAGGCGTTCGCGTGTACGATATTTCCTTTTGGCGAAGCACTGCCGACGAACCTCTTCACAGACTGGGCCGCGAGGTCCACTACCCTCCTGTCATTGATGTCCTAGACCCTTACATCCTGTTGGTGCACCAGGGCATGGTTGAGGGCCtcttcatcgacgacttGAAGAAACGTGGAGTCGAGGTGCGGCGGAATACGGCGTTCGAGTCCTACAGCGTCCCGGAAAACAAGGCTGGGCCTCTCCAGGTCAATTGTCGCACCAACGTCACCCAAGACCGGCGAACGATTCTCACACAATACCTGGTCGGAT GCGATGGTGCCCACTCCAAGGTGCGAAAGAGCATTCCCGATGCGCGGGCCATTGGCTTGTCACAACCGGCCATTTGGGGtgttctcgacggcgagctcaTAACTGATTTCCCGGATATCTGGTCTAAGACGCTGGTCTACTCTCAGGAGTACGGATCTATCCTGATTATCCCTAGAGAAAGGAACATGACACGCTTCTACATTGAGCTCAAGGCGAACCCCAAGGCAGACAAGCGAGAACTTGGCCAGGAGTTCGTCATGGCTCGCGCCAAGAAGATCATGGCGCCTTTCGAGGTTGACTGGAAGTACATTGAGTGGTTTGGTCGTTACCAGATTGGCCAGAGAGTGGCCAGCCGGTTTGTTGACCCCCATTTGAGGGCATTCTTAGCCGGTGACGCCAGTCACACGCACTCCCCGAAGTCGGCTCAAGGCATGAACACCTCTATGCACGACTCGTGGAACCTTGCGTGGAAGCTGAACCTGTCCATTCGAGGACTCGCGAAGCAAGCTCTGCTCGAGAGTTACGAGGAGGAGCGAAGGAagatcgccgtcgacctggtcaACTTTGACTACGAGCATGCGAATCAAATTGCTGGCGGTGACGCAGTGGCTCTGTCGGAGAACTTCAAGACAAACGTTCGTTTCATCTCGGGCATTGGCGCCGAGTATTCTGAGAGCCCGCTAAACAGGCCTGATCCTCAAGGTCTGATCATGGGAGATGCCAGACCAGGCTGTCTGCTTCCTCCAGCAAAGGTCACTAGGTACATCGACTCAAATCCTGTCGACGTCCAGCTCGACATCCCCATGCTCGGACAGTTCCGCATCTACCTCCTGATGTGGGATATCCAGGCTTCAAGCCCCTTCCTGGAGACTTTCTGCCAGTCAATAGCGTCGGCCAATTCTTTCATCAGCAAGCTGTCTGCTTCTGCAAGTGCTTCGTACGCTGCGCAGCCCAGACTACCATCACCCGAGGACATCTACTACCGGCCTGAAAGATACACAGCCGTTAGCCATCTCTTCACATTCGCTCTGATCA CCACAATGCCCAAGGCCGATGTGGAGATCTCAGACCTGCCGGCTTTGCTACAGGACAGCCGCTGGACCTTCTACTTGGACGACATTCCCGAACAAGACACGCGGGGCCAGCTTTGCACGAACAAGTGGctcggcagcctcggccCCGGTGAGGTTTCCATCGTCAACGTACGACCAGACGGCTATGTGGGTTCCGTCGGCCGATGGGACTCGAGCATggatgacgccggcgaggaagctgCTCGGTGGCTGGACGAGTACTACGGCGGCTTTCTCCAATTGCCCAACGGGTCATCGCCTGCCCCGACCCCGACCCCCATGGCAGTTTAG
- a CDS encoding Putative class II aldolase/adducin, methylthioribulose-1-phosphate dehydratase, whose amino-acid sequence MASVSEIQNPDQLVTSDDPEHPANLIPSLCAKFWTLGWVTGTGGGCSIRDDDLVYLAPSGVQKELMKAEDIYVLSLAAQESSLKNRIYLRSPPSYKPSQCTPLFLAAFTRRGAGCCIHTHSHWAVLVTLILESRGAGNDKLFEINNVEQIKGFGKGFQKQGNLGYHDTLRIPVIENTAHEEDLTEFLEEAMDKYPDTYAVLVRRHGVYVWGDNVHKAKTQCESLDYLFQLAVEMKQLGIPWISDVPVVKPTRV is encoded by the exons ATGGCGTCCGTCAGTGAGATTCAAAACCCCGACCAGCTCGTCACCTCAGACGACCCAGAGCACCCGGCAAACCTCATCCCTTCTCTGTGCGCAAAGTTCTGGACCCTTGGCTGGGTCACAGGCACCGGTGGTGGCTGTTCCATCCGAGATGA CGACCTCGTCTACCTCGCCCCCTCAGGCGTCCAGAAGGAACTCATGAAGGCCGAGGACATCTacgtcctctccctcgccgcccaggagTCTTCCCTCAAGAACCGCATCTACCTGCGTTCGCCGCCCTCCTACAAACCCTCGCAGTGCACCCCGCTCTttctcgccgccttcacgcggcgcggcgcgggctGCTGCATCCACACGCACTCCCACTGGGCAGTCCTCGTTACCCTGATCCTCGAGTCCCGCGGTGCCGGCAACGACAAGCTCTTCGAGATCAACAACGTCGAGCAGATTAAGGGCTTCGGCAAAGGCTTCCAGAAGCAGGGCAACCTTGGCTACCACGACACCCTGCGCATCCCCGTCATCGAGAACACGGCCCACGAGGAGGACCTGACCGAgttcctcgaggaggccatggaCAAGTACCCCGACACCTACGCCGTGCTGGTCCGGAGGCACGGCGTCTACGTATGGGGCGACAACGTCCACAAGGCGAAGACACAGTGCGAAAG CCTGGACTACTTGTTCCAATTGGCCGTTGAGATGAAACAATTGGGAATCCCCTGGATCAGCGACGTTCCAGTTGTTAAGCCTACCAGAGTCTAG
- a CDS encoding Putative F-box domain-containing protein: MFQLTDLPDTLFLEILSLLTPREIVLHRLVSHASHAALTRPDLSRALLHVFFARSLECRLLRSREHRRSYQGSGQPGRKAPPTGSVEAVTEPEPDWPALFTSVARRYHNLSRAAFHSLTKIPILPPSPPLRRFEPWARHLCVDIHLAPLQLPDPNWTCAEGVLVYPSPAPVAPSPPDVSVTTPPQNPYPSLPSSSASASPASASSEAPVLRALDLDSGDESIVPFDWTEKVVRRVRLAQGILVIEWAETQGFHPLNEGEVAHRHFATAFDVAAVSSPLYHRRSRDGKPPGTREASGEPSVTDERGDGATGKKAPVVTFRSEWKMHYLGLPILAQDRVFSTHNATHYALFAHQPTRSPWGEDDPLERLVVWSLNGPSPYRPSLDPSSSHRPSLDPGPDVVLRLTNGELDHWGVRQLNTPRLMKLALDVFDADDDGGEEMRRVAGHVFVQEEDHLWSSGPHASENPPARHTVRSVGIPLSGTGPRWVHECGADGDAESSFCPAARAPPQTTAADAEPTWPGRAPCWRHEEFPYLTVAESVDAAAGVRVCGRQCFTMETVSVNVGGSALAAGAEAAVRCETQFEDDMWKTVLKGAALAGDERWIVGEDAAGDVSVVRF; the protein is encoded by the coding sequence ATGTTCCAGCTGACAGACCTCCCCGACACCCTTTTCCTCGAgatcctctccctcctcacCCCACGCGAGATCGTCCTCCACCGCCTCGTCTCCCACGCGTCCCACGCTGCCCTCACGAGACCGGACCTCTCGCGGGCCCTCCTCcacgtcttcttcgccaggTCCTTGGAATGCCGACTCTTGCGGTCCCGAGAACACCGGCGCTCGTACCAGGGAAGCGGACAGCCGGGACGGAAAGCACCACCGACGGGGAGCGTCGAAGCCGTAACCGAACCGGAGCCGGACTGGCCTGCCCTCTTCACCTCCGTGGCCCGGCGTTATCACAACctctcgagggcggcattCCACTCTCTCACCAAGATCCCGAttctgccgccgtcgcctcctctccgccgctTTGAACCCTGGGCCCGCCACCTCTGCGTCGACATCCACCTGGCGCCCCTCCAACTCCCGGACCCGAACTGGACATgcgccgagggcgtgctCGTGTATCCTTCTCCGGCCCCTGTAGCCCCTTCCCCGCCTGACGTATCCGTCACGACGCCTCCTCAGAACCCGTATCCCTCGCTGCCTTCCTCTtccgcatccgcatcccCAGCTTCGGCGTCTTCGGAAGCCCCGGTCCTGAGGGCTTTGGACCTGGACTCGGGTGACGAGTCGATAGTCCCCTTTGACTGGACGGAGAAAGTTGTCCGCCGAGTGCGCCTCGCCCAGGGCATCCTCGTAATCGAATGGGCCGAGACGCAGGGATTCCATCCCCTGAACGAGGGTGAGGTCGCACATCGGCACTTCGCCACGGCCTTCGacgtggccgccgtctcctcgcctCTCTATCATCGTCGCTCCCGGGATGGCAAGCCGCCAGGAACCCGCGAAGCAAGCGGTGAGCCATCAGTGACAGACGAGAGGGGAGACGGAGCAACCGGCAAAAAAGCCCCCGTGGTCACATTCCGCTCGGAATGGAAGATGCACTACCTGGGCCTCCCCATCCTTGCGCAAGACCGCGTCTTCTCAACCCACAACGCAACCCACTACGCCCTCTTCGCCCACCAGCCCACCCGCTCTCCCTggggcgaggacgaccccctcgagcgcctcgtcGTGTGGTCACTCAACGGGCCCTCCCCCTACAGACCCAGCCTTGACCCGTCATCTTCGCACAGGCCGTCCCTGGACCCGGGtcccgacgtcgtcctccgccTCACGAACGGCGAGCTGGACCATTGGGGCGTAAGGCAGCTCAACACGCCGCGGCTGATGAAGCTCGCCCTTGATGTgttcgacgccgatgacgacggcggggaaGAAATGAGACGGGTCGCTGGCCACGTCTTCGTCCAGGAGGAAGACCACCTCTGGTCCTCGGGCCCACACGCCTCCGAGAACCCCCCGGCGCGACACACGGTACGTAGTGTCGGCATTCCGCTCTCCGGGACCGGACCGCGGTGGGTCCACGAGTGCGGCgcagacggcgacgccgagagtTCCTTTTGCCCCGCTGCCCGGGCGCCGCCCcagaccaccgccgccgacgctgaGCCGACATGGCCCGGGCGGGCCCCCTGCTGGCGCCATGAGGAGTTTCCCTATCTCACCGTCGCTGAGTCggtggacgccgccgcgggtgTCAGGGTTTGCGGCAGGCAGTGCTTCACGATGGAGACCGTCAGCGTGAACgtgggcggcagcgccctcgccgcaggtgccgaggcggcggtgcggtgcgAGACGCAATTCGAGGACGACATGTGGAAGACGGTCCTAAAGGGCGCGGCGCTCGCGGGGGACGAGAGGTGGATTGTTGGGGAGGATGCTGCGGGGGACGTGAGCGTGGTTCGATTCTGA
- a CDS encoding Putative calreticulin/calnexin, concanavalin A-like lectin/glucanase domain superfamily, with product MKFNAAAFSAAALLAGSAYADDAQKVLSEDKTSTAAESATSVAPKLATFTPTTLKAPFLEQFTDDWESRWRPSHAKKDSKDDEEWAYVGEWAVEEPTVYKGVEGDKGLVVKNPAAHHAISAKFPKKIDNKGKTLVVQYEVKLQNGLECGGAYLKLLRENKALHQEEFSNATPYVIMFGPDKCGHTNKVHFIFNHKNPKTGEYEEKHLTAPPTARIVKTTELYTLIVHPNNTFIIQQNGEQVKTGSLLEDFSPSVNPEKEIDDPKDSKPEDWVDEARIADPEAKKPEDWDEDAPFEIVDEEATKPEDWLEDEPLTIPDPEAQKPEDWDDEEDGDWVAPTVPNPKCTEASGCGPWTKPLKKNPDYKGKWTAPYIDNPAYKGVWAPRKIKNPDYYEDKTPANFEPMGAIGFEIWTMQNDILFDNIYIGHSVEDAAKLAEETFKEKHPIEQLAELADKPKEAEKPKSPSDLKFLDDPVHFIKEKLDLFITIAQKDPIQAVKFVPEVAGGIGALLVTIIAIIVGLASSGGAPPAAKKAAADAKDKAKDVKDKASKAIASGADVAKDATKRNTRSSS from the exons ATGAAGTTCAACGCTGCTGCGTTCTCTGCTGCAGCCCTGCTTGCTGGCAGTGCCTACGCCGACGATGCCCAGAAGGTCCTGAGTGAGGACAAGACCTCGACTGCCGCTGAGTCTGCCACCTCTGTTGCCCCTAAGCTGGCTACCTTTACT CCTACCACCCTCAAGGCCCCCTTCCTTGAGCAGTTCACCGACGACTGGGAGTCTCGCTGGAGACCCTCCCACGCCAAGAAGGACTCCAAGGACGATGAGGAATGGGCCTACGTTGGCGAGTGGGCTGTTGAGGAGCCCACTGTCTACAAGGGCGTTGAGGGCGACAAGGGTCTTGTTGTCAAGAACCCCGCCGCTCACCACGCCATCTCAGCCAAGTTCCCCAAGAAGATTGACAACAAGGGCAAGACTCTGGTTGTCCAGTATGAGGTCAAGCTTCAGA ACGGCCTCGAGTGTGGTGGTGCTTACCTCAAGCTCCTTCGCGAGAACAAGGCTCTTCACCAGGAGGAGTTCTCCAACGCCACTCCCTATGTGATCATGTTTGGTCCCGATAAGTGCGGCCACACCAACAAGGTCCACTTCATCTTCAACCACAAGAACCCCAAGACGGGCGAGTATGAGGAGAAGCACCTCACTGCCCCCCCCACTGCTCGCATTGTCAAGACCACTGAGCTCTACACCCTTATTGTCCACCCCAACAACACCTTCATCATCCAGCAGAACGGCGAGCAGGTCAAGACCGGCTCCCTCCTTGAGGACTTCTCCCCCTCTGTCAACCCTGAGAAGGAGATTGACGACCCCAAGGACTCCAAGCCTGAGGACTGGGTTGATGAGGCCCGTATCGCCGAccccgaggccaagaagcccgaggactGGGATGAGGACGCGCCCTTCGagatcgtcgacgaggaggctACCAAGCCTGAGGACTGGCTTGAGGATGAGCCCCTCACCATTCCCGACCCCGAGGCCCAGAAGCCCGAGGACtgggatgacgaggaggacggtgACTGGGTCGCCCCTACTGTCCCCAACCCCAAGTGCACTGAGGCCTCTGGCTGTGGTCCCTGGACCAAGCCTTTGAAGAAGAACCCCGACTACAAGGGCAAGTGGACCGCGCCTTACATCGACAACCCTGCCTACAAGGGCGTCTGGGCTCCCCGTAAGATCAAGAACCCCGACTACTACGAGGACAAGACCCCCGCCAACTTCGAGCCCATGGGCGCT ATTGGCTTTGAGATCTGGACCATGCAGAACGACATCCTCTTCGACAACATCTACATTGGCCActccgtcgaggacgccgccaagcTCGCTGAGGAGACCTTCAAGGAGAAGCACCCCATtgagcagctcgccgagctcgccgacaagcccaaggaGGCTGAGAAGCCGAAGTCGCCCAGCGACCTCAagttcctcgacgaccccGTCCACTtcatcaaggagaagctcgatCTCTTCATCACCATTGCCCAGAAGGACCCCATCCAGGCCGTCAAGTTTGTTCCTGAGGTCGCCGGAGGTATCGGTGCCCTTCTCGTCACTatcatcgccatcattgTCGGCCTCGCCAGCTCCGGCGGTGCTCCTCCTGCCGCCAAgaaggctgccgccgacgccaaggacaaggccaaggacgtcaaggacaaggcTTCCAAGGCTATTGCCTCTGGCGCTGACGTCGCGAAGGATGCTACCAAGCGCAACACTCGTAGCTCGTCTTAG
- a CDS encoding Putative methylmalonate-semialdehyde dehydrogenase, aldehyde dehydrogenase, cysteine active: protein MRRAISRGITAGAGRTSGASLARPSLLSSAKTMTSSSSSASAVAARRIHATARHLNAALASTAESYVKTHEKIAKPEDTPYFLNNKFVSSSATDFIDLHDPATNNLVTRVPQMTTEELQAAVDSAEKAFPAWRAMSVLARQQIMFKFVALIRENWDRLAASITLEQGKTFADAKGDVLRGLQVAEAACGAPELLKGEVLEVAKDMETRSYREPLGVVAAICPFNFPAMIPLWCIPIATVTGNTLILKPSERDPGAAMIIAELAQKAGFPDGVVNIVHGAHKTVDFILEDPVIKAVSFVGGNKAGEYIFNKGSAHGKRVQANLGAKNHAAVLPDCNKNHFLNSVVGAAFGAAGQRCMALSTLVLVGETKEWLPELAELAKKLKVDGGFEEGADLGPVISPHSKQRIESLIQSAEDEGATILLDGRGFKPAKYPNGNWVAPTIITDVTPDMKCYTEEIFGPVLVCLNVETLDEAIDLINKNEYGNGTAIFTRSGATAEAFRRNIEAGQIGINVPIPVPLPMFSFTGNKKSVAGGGANTFYGRPGISFYTQAKTVTTLWQSADAISQKADVAMPTHS from the exons ATGCGCCGAGCCATCTCTCGAGGCATTACTGCCGGAGCTGGCCGAACTTCTGGAGCATCCCTTGCCCGGCCCTCACTCCTGTCTTCAGCAAAGACCATGACAtcctccagctcgtccgcctctgccgtcgcggcgaggaggataCACGCCACAGCGCGGCacctcaacgccgccctggcctcgacggccgagtcGTACGTCAAGACGCACGAAAAGATCGCGAAGCCCGAGGACACCCCTTATTTCCTCAACAACAAGTTCGTGAGCTCCAGCGCCACCGACTTCATCGACCTGCACGACCCAGCCACCAATAACCTCGTCACCCGCGTGCCGCAAATGACCACCGAGGAGctgcaggccgccgtcgactcggccgagaaggccttCCCCGCCTGGCGCGCCATGAGCGTGCTGGCCCGCCAGCAGATCATGTTCAAGTTCGTCGCACTCATCCGCGAAAACTGGGACCGCCTGGCCGCGAGCATCACCCTTGAGCAGGGCAAGACGTTTGCCGacgccaagggcgacgtACTTCGCGGCCTGCAggttgccgaggccgcctGCGGTGCGCCCGAGCTGTTGAAGGGCGAGGTGCTGGAGGTCGCTAAGGATATGGAGACGAGGAGCTACCGCGAGCCGTTGGGTGTTGTGGCTGCCATCTGCCCCTTTA ACTTCCCTGCCATGATCCCCCTCTGGTGCATCCCCATCGCGACCGTTACCGGCAACACCCTCATCCTGAAGCCCTCGGAGCGGGACCCCGGCGCGGCCATgatcatcgccgagctggcACAGAAGGCCGGCTTCCCCGACGGCGTGGTCAACATCGTCCACGGCGCCCACAAGACGGTCGACTTCATCCTCGAGGACCCGGTCATCAAGGCCGTGAGCTTCGTCGGTGGcaacaaggccggcgagtACATCTTCAACAAGGGCTCCGCCCACGGCAAGCGCGTGCAGGCCAACTTGGGCGCCAAGAatcacgccgccgtcctgcCGGACTGCAACAAGAACCACTTCCTCAacagcgtcgtcggcgcagcattcggcgccgccggacAGCGCTGCATGGCCCTCAGCACGTTGGTGCTTGTcggcgagaccaaggagTGGCTCcccgagctggccgagctggccaagaagctcaaggtcgACGGTGGTTTCGAGGAaggcgccgacctcggccccGTCATCTCCCCTCACAGCAAGCAGCGTATCGAGAGTCTGATCCAgagcgccgaggacgagggcgccaccatcctcctcgacgggcgcggTTTCAAGCCCGCCAAGTACCCCAACGGCAACTGGGTTGCTCCCACCATCATCACTGATGTGACGCCCGACATGAAGTGCTACACGGAGGAGATCTTTGGGCCCGTCCTGGTCTGCCTCAACGTCGAgacgctcgacgaggccatcgacctgatcaacAAGAACGAGTACGGCAACGGCACGGCTATCTTCACCCGCTCCGGCGCCACAGCGGAGGCCTTCCGCCGCAACATTGAGGCCGGCCAGATCGGCATCAACGTGCCCATCCCCGTCCCCTTGCCCATGTTCTCCTTCACCGGCAACAAAAAGAgtgttgccggcggcggcgcaaaCACTTTCTACGGGAGACCGGGAATCAGCTTCTACACACAGGCCAAGACAGTCACCACACTTTGGCAGAGCGCAGACGCGATTTCGCAAAAGGCCGACGTCGCGATGCCGACTCACTCATGA